Within the Paramormyrops kingsleyae isolate MSU_618 chromosome 2, PKINGS_0.4, whole genome shotgun sequence genome, the region GCGTGCCACCCCCACCACTGTGTCACCCCGGCTCCAGATCCCCCCAAGGCCACAGCGCAGCCCTCCACCCCAGAAAGCCTCCCCACAGGCCTGGCTCACCCCACCCCTGGCGATCAGGTCACGGGCGTGGTGTCGTCCAGCACTCCAGAGGTCACCGCTCAGCTGACGACCCCCCCGCCAGCTCCTACAGTCCCCACCCAGACCAGTTAAGGGCCCCTCCCCATTCCCATCTATCCCCGAGAGGCCGGAAAGCTGACCATTTTGTCGATCCTGGTCCTGCCTCTCATCTCCCGCCCtgcatcccctccccccaggtcCGTGTGGGCAGCTCCTCCTGCAGGAGTCGGGCCAGGTGAACCTGAGCGGGGGTACCAGCCGTGACTGTATCCTGACCATCGGGCGGCCGCTGGACGAGGTGGTCCGCGTCACCGTGGAGTTCAGCTCCCTGGACTGCCCCAGCAGTGGGTGGCTTATGAATAACTGTGATGCTcacgctaatgctaatgctaatgctaagaCATACTGCCAGCTCCTGTAGGGCAGAAATCACAGAAACTGAGGAACAATCTCTGTATTTAGCAGAAATCCCAGCTCCTATTCTCACACTATCATTGTCAAACTCTACAATAATATTCCCCCAGGGGGTGCAGTGGATCAGTGGGTCCAGGGCAGGGCCAAGGCATAAACAAACGAACTGACGGCATACTGCCCAGTGGCCACTAGGTGGCCGCCCCATCTGACCAGCTTGCCAGATGACATACGGCAGCTAGGTTAATCACATTTTGCTGAGGGCCCGCACAGGGCTGGGCTGAGTCACGGTGCAGCTTCCCGCCTGCAGGCTGAGGTTTTGCATCCTGCCTCCAGTTCTGCCTGTGTGGAGTCTGCGTGTTTCCCCGTGTTTTGCGAGGCCGCTGTGGCCACTCTGCTTTCCTCCCCTCCAAAACCATGATCATGTGAATTGGGCTCTCTGAATTCAGTGTGATGTAGAGCACCTATGCCCTGCGAGAGACTGCCCCCCCCATGGGCGGCCCTGTGCTCCTGCCAGAGACCACAGGTCCAAGTCAAGTAGATatatagaagatggatagatgtcTTTTCCCTGTGATCAGGCCAGATGGGATTTAAGGCTCCATTTCATTGCCCGCTGTTTGTGTGCAGGGGAGTTTGTGGCGTTCTACGACAGGCTGATGCTGGTGAAAAAGTGCGAGCGAGTCTCCGGCTTTACGATCACCAGTCACACCAATGTCCTGCTGGTGCGGCAGGGGCTGGTCACGGCCGGCAATGGGGTCCTGCTCACCTACCGCAGCCTGAAGTCCTCCAAGAAAGGCCTCTACAGAGGTGAGATGGGAGAACTGGGAGGGAGAGCAGAGCCAGTGCTGACAGTGGGATCCATACCGACATCAGCCTTTCATCTACACCTGGAGTACTTCTCCTACACCTGGAGTACTACTACACCTGGAGTACTTCCCTCTCAACTGCTGAGCAGAGCTATCCCATCACGCACTGGGCTTGTGTCCCAACACCTGTTTATTCTAGTTAGGACTAGACTGGAACTACATGTCTCAACACATATTCGCTGAAATGATGGATCATTTTCTCAaaactgtaaacaaacaaaaacatgaacACAAAATGTAAAATTGCCAGAAATGTCTCACAGAACAATCAAAACAATGTCATCATCTGTGTCAGATTGATACAGACACACCGTATAAATAGACCTTTCTGACGGAAAGCACCGCCTCTGAAATTTTCCATGTTACAGGATGTTGACGCATATAGATGGTATCCCCATTGTGCTGTCTGCCCCAGACTGTGACCAGCAGCTGTTCGGGCCGGCGGGCAAGATCGTGAACCCTACGAGACTGGCAGCACCGAGCGGGCAGGCCTGCCGCGTCTTCATCAACACCCAGCCATCCACTCGGATTGAGATCCGGGCCCTGAGTATAGAACCAGCGCTGGAGGGCATTGCGACCCAGTCCACCTTCATACTGGTGAGTGGTATACTTTGGCGGGAGACACTGAGATGCCCGCCCAGCAAATACTCAGCTCCTCTCTGTCCCTCCCCAGATCCGGGACGTCAGGGCGATGAAGACCACAGTTTTCCTTGGCAACCAGCTGTTCCTGTGGCGCTCTGCTGGCAGTGCTGTGGAAATTGAGTTCCACGGAGGCTTCCTGCAGCATTCTGGGAGCTTCCAGGGGGAATATTCTGCCATCTGACCTTGAGTGGCTGTGCTGTGCCCCTCCCACCATGGCCTGCGCTTTGTGTCCCTACCACCAGCCCCGCCCATCTCCCCCCACAGGCCCCACCCATCTCCTCCCACAGGCCCCGCCCATCTCCTCCCACAGGCCCCGCCCATCTCCTCCACAGGCCCCACCCATCTCCCCCAACAGGACTGTATCAAGCACAGCTTTTTTGTGATTGGACATTTTTCATGTCAATGCTGATACCATTACCACTCGTGTTGGAGTCCATAAACAAAAAGTTGCGCAATTTAACTTCAATTGAGGTTTTGTCTGGTTTAGAGTTAGATTACACATGTAACTTCTTGAAACTTATTTTATTGAATCTCTCCACAAAATCTGCCACCCATTTTCACTATAAAATAGACAGATGTGAACTCTTTCTAGACAGCTAATAGTTAACTAGCTAGTTATTGTTacacaaaatgtataaacagggACAAACACTGAATTTTCAACCAACAAACCACCAACCTGTTTAGAGATGGGTCAGATAAAATTAAAACATGATTTGTATACATCCTAATAGCTCCTATAAACCACATTTTGTGGCTACAGACATAAGCAATCATATATTTCTGcatgaaaatgtaattttgaTTTTAAATATGCAACAAAAATTGAACCCCAGAGAAATGTGTAACACTACTGCTGATTGTACAGGGCAATCCCTGtgtaattatacatatttatttaatgtcaATGACATTCTTACATATCCACAGACTTTATGGTTCTAAATCTGCTTAACAAACTTCTAAAGTGATAAAATACTATACGTAAATGAAATGTGCAAACGCGATATTTACAGGGGCTATTGatcttaataataaaaatcaatatACAAACACCTATGCTCGAACCACACGTATATTCCTGAGCGAAACATCACATTTCATCTTctgtttttactttaatttgGTTTCATATGTTAACCTTtcggggaaaaagaaaaaaaaacacaaaaaattgaCTTCTAACTATCTAAACTGGAGGAAACATAGGAACATCTCGGTGACCTCCCAATGACTACACACAAAGAAATACACagctttggccagcaggtggcatggtGGTTAAGGACTGAATGAATGATTGCAGGTTCAAGCAATCGGGATGAGAGCGGCTGCTGGTTCCTGAACATGCTTAGTAAAATGGCTGTGTTTTGTAAATGTTCAGCTGAAGTAGGTAAAGCAGGAAGGAAAGCGGCACGCCGGTAAGATCCGCCCCACTTCTACCCTGCTGTCAGGTGCCTGCTGGGATGATGGAGGAGCCCAAAGGAGCAGGTCCCACAAGCCGGCCCTCAGAGTTTGGCCTTGGTTGTCTGCTCCAGCAAGTCCCTCATGTCCAGCAGTGCCTCCTCTAAGCCGCTCGCCAGCTTGTTAGCGTTGGTCTCTGCGCAGCTGTTGAAGGCCGACACCGAGAAGTTGATGTGCTCTTCCATGGGGTTGTAGCAGACGCCGTAGCCATCGGGGACCATGGGGCCAAAGCACATCACGCAGTCCGTCTTTGCTGGGACCTTAGGAAGGTAACCAACGTTAATCACCGGCTAGAGCAGTGTCTCCCAACCTCCTTTGTGGGGACCCAtagatggtccacgtttttgctccctaccagacagtccacatttttgctccctactcGGAGATGGAagggaacaaaaacatttactgtctgtaggtccccaaggactagattgggaagcactggtCTATCAGATGCCTGACGTCCCCACTATCAGCCGAGCTCTGCATCATGTTATTAATGCCAACCAGCTGCCATATTCCCCAGTGTCACATGAGCGTCACGTCTGTCCTTATTTGGTCTTCCGTGCACCTACCTGGCTGGTGGAGAGGTTGTAGTGCAAAGCCACGGCGTAGGCAGTGTCCATGAACATCTCCGGCATGGAGGTCAGATCCTCGATGGCCTGGAGTTTCAGTCCCAACAGGTGCCTGTCGATCGCCTGACCGTGGATGGCctagaaacacacagacaggcccATGAGTGGCAACCCCATTCTGGAATGTTCCATAGCAGTGTTTGTCAGCCCAGTACTgcaccaggtattcggtgttcttgACTGTTTGAGGCAGGTGTGCCTTGacatttcaaccaatcataGCCTTCCTCACCCCCCTATGTAAACAGCAAGCATCCTGGCACTGATCTCTAAAAGAACCAGCGGTGTGGGCAGTAACCAGTACAAGTTAAAGAGCTTAAACTCAACCCCTCCCCTTTAGGTACCTACCAAATTGCAGCTTAAGCTATATCGATTTCATGGTTCCTCAGTGCTATAGAACCTGAAACTCATGTACTCAAATGCCACACATCCTTCCTTACATCCATCCTCATCATGGTAATGgaagaaagttttttttctccttagaaGACATATGTTATAATTCATAAATTCTTCTTCCACAGTCTAAATTGAACTAGCCTCAAAGAACATGGATTATTGCCGCCCCAGAAGTCCAGTTCCTGTTCTTACCAAAAACCAGACCAAACCGCGAGCTTCCATCTTGGCGGAGCCAGTTAGAGATTCGTTAGCAACGGTTAGCTCACCGTGACGATTAACTTAAGTAACAGCTCAGGTTAAACATGCAGAGTATTCTTGTAAACAGAGAAATAGCTCACTTTATTAGCCACAGAAACAAAATTACTCTTGTGCAACTATAATCAAGCAAATTGTCTATCCATACTCCTACTGTATAGGACATACAATAGATtgattttacatatttacatatcaCAGATCCTCTAAGATTATCCTTGGCTAATTCATGTTTCCAGCAACCCAATGATTCTTTCAAACACCAGGGCTACTCTAACAGTGAAGTGAATGGGTGTTTCCCAGTAGGCGTACTTGACTGCACTTGTGTTCTCATCTAcccgttttacgtcatcttccatttcCGAAGACTAAgactaagaacagaagtacagaggacggtaaaaattccagtatgtcgttcttgccccgccccaaatatcaaggatacattggttgcatcctcgccaaatgagaccaatcccatgattcattgcgccccaagTTTATTTTTGAGTTAGCAAGACTGCTCTTGCCAAGACtacaagtacgatctttgtgTTCCTGGCATTGAAAAAGACCCAATGGTTGGGAGACAGGCAGAGTGTCACATGACCGATGATGTCAGCACGCAGGGCTGCGAAAAGCTCACCATGTCCGTGTACAACCGGTGGGCGCGTACAGCCTTCTCCAGCATCTCCACCTTCTCTGTATTCTGTGCACGGTGAAGGTAGTGGGACAGAAAGTCAAAATATAAATACGGAGAATACTGGTGATTAGTGTCCCTGCAGAGACACCATACGCGACTGACCGACTTGGAGGGGTCGTCCATGGCCTGCACAAACCGCAGCGAGTCTATGGAGGTGGAGCGGATGGTGTCGGTGCGGCCCAACCTGTACATGCGCAGCGACGCGCTCTCGTAGGTGGAGCAGCAGATGTGGTACATCCTGGAAAGATCAGCAAGTGCACGATAAGGGCTCCTTATGGCACATATTAAGGGCCAGCTCCTCTGCTGCTGGGCCGCCATGTATTTAAATGCATGAAGGGAATATCAGGCATAGTATGTGGAAGTAAGAGTGACTGACCTGAAGTAGGCGAGCTGTAGCGCCATCTGGATGAAGGCGTCGGGACTCATCTTATGTAACTTGGGGACATTTTTCCCAAAGTGAGAAAACATGATGGCCTTCATGTCCAGATCATGCACcattctgggggggggaggggcggtaTATAAGACTGACAAACAACTGCATCTACACAGTACATCAGGCTACATCCCCCCAGGCCAGAGGATCCGGAGGTCTGTTCTGTAAGTTTCACCCCTCAACATTGTCCCCTGATAATCTGCTGATTAACCTGAGATATAATTACCGGTACAGTCATAATGAGTTTCCCTAAAAGGCACATTTACGACCGGCCGTGGGGATATTAAATTAGCTATATCACAAGCACATAATTCATTCCTAGACTGAACACTGTGTCAGGACGCCGCCAGGACTCAGACTGCTAGTTTTTGGTAAATTTCGGCAGACTCTTTATGGTATGTGAAGGTAGGGGGCGCCACTACAGGTGCTGGCTCACATGTTCATGTTCTGCTTGGCTTTCTCGATGTCCTTCTTGATCTCCGGCGTGATGTTGAAGCGCAGTTTCTGCGGCATAGGCAGCGGAATCATGGGGGAGCGGACCATCTCTGACTTTTTCCTGCCCAGCgcaacacacaaagacacagtgAGGCTCAGGGGGAGGAGAGTTAGCGTTTAGCATGGCAGGTCTCTCTGTCCAATAATTCAAGGTGGGGGCAGGGCCAGGTCAACCTTTTCGGGGGCGTTAAGCAAAATTTGATCAGATGAGGGGCCCGTAATGGACACTGGGCCCTAAGCAGCCACTGAGTTCATCTATGCTTTGGGACAGCCCTGCGTGGGGGAATCTAAGTTAGTGCATGCTGTCCCCCAGGTATTCCAAAAAATGCCCCCGTCCCCAGGAGTATAAAGCCCTGACACTAATGCTCTCACCATCTGAACAACAAAATCCAGCAACAGGTAACTGACACTGCTACACACACAACTGCTTTTCCATTCTCTCTTTCCAGGATTAAGTTCCCCACACGCAGTGCCTAGTGTCCCTTCGAAGATACCGTAGCATAAAACCCTTTCACTTAGTTATCCCACATTTTTAGGTGATTCAATAAGCTGCAATGGAAAACCCACAACTATCTTCACTGTGTTACCATGCCTCCTACTGTGTGTTATTTGCAATTCAAAATTTAGTCTCacactatatacagtacatcaTATTAATGGGGCATTATCTCCCTGgattactttatactttatttacTAACAGTTTATTTACCAAGTGGTTATTGTTAGTGGGTGTCCTCATTTATACGTCTTTAACCTTGGGTTATGCACCAAAGTGTTGGTGAGGAGAACTGGATGCATTTCGCTTTAGTCTGGATCTGTTCCCTCCTAAAGCCTTTCTGCAAAACCTGACTCTTCTGTTGTGGAATCCCAGCACAGTTACATGAGAAACACTACTGTCAAAAAGCAAGGGAAGCTGAAGGGGACGAGAACGGTTATGAGGGACCACACGCTCACACCAACACGTGATGCAGAGCCCGAGCTCAAACTCAAATCCTGGAATGTGAGATGGAACCAGGGAAGACATGCACATTACtgacactcccccctccccctccccgacaGTGACAGCGTGCGGCGGCCATGCCAGCTCCTCCAGACACACAAGCGCATGCGTGGCCTGCTCAGCGACACGACCGCGGTCACGCTCAGAATGTGACCGGCACCATTAGTACTTTGCCGCAGCGTCTCCCTTACGTGTAATTAACCACATGGTCCACCAGGGACATGATGGGCGGCCCTTCTGCAGCGGCGTGCTCATAGATCAGACCACATGACCCGTCTTCTCCAATTATAAACTGCATACGGCGAAACATCAAAGCACAAAGGCAACGTCACGCATCATGACGTAATCCGACACGACTCTTCCTTGCAGCTTCTCACTGTTGGGCTTCGACATGGTCCAGTTGATGGAGACCCACCATATTTGTGATGCTGTCTGCGGCAGACCACAGATTTCCAGCAGTAACCCTTCACTCTGTGTACTGGCCCCACCTCTTTACACTCTTCCCTTTCCTAATGCAGCACCACCTACCACATGGCCCCTCCCTCTCTGCAGCACCACCTACCCCCTGGCCCAATCCCCTGTGTAGTTCCACCCCCAATTGTACAATGGCCCCTCCCCATTCATAGCCTCTCCCCCATGTCCCCCACCCAGCCCCACCTGCCCACCTTACCTGCAGGGTCTTGTCAAACCAGCGGTTGCCACTGTTCCAGCGACTGCCCCCGCCGTGCAGCATCTGCATGGCCACGCGGCTGCGGTAGAGCTCGTCGGACACGCGCGGCATGGGCGCATCCAGGCACACCGTGAAGATGCTCTTCTGGATCGCCCTTACGGACTCCTTGTTGGTCTT harbors:
- the LOC111858734 gene encoding carnitine O-acetyltransferase-like; amino-acid sequence: MLCGNMLGLLAKTMALPVVARSGRLLKPVLAARVPGRCLLRQEVLPKLPVPPLQQTCERYLAVLEPIVSEEELQHTRQLVEEFARAGGVGERLQKGLERRARKTDNWLSEWWLQTAYLEFRMPVAVYSSPGVVLPRQEFQDRQGQMRYAAKLIAGVLDFKSMIDSDTLPLESLGGKSLCMNQYYHVLSSCRIPGTKRDSVVNYSTSKTPPTHVTVVHNFQFFTLDVYNSDGSPLTVDQIYMQLEKIWNSSLQTNKEPVGILTSQHRNTWGKAYASLIKDKTNKESVRAIQKSIFTVCLDAPMPRVSDELYRSRVAMQMLHGGGSRWNSGNRWFDKTLQFIIGEDGSCGLIYEHAAAEGPPIMSLVDHVVNYTKKSEMVRSPMIPLPMPQKLRFNITPEIKKDIEKAKQNMNIMVHDLDMKAIMFSHFGKNVPKLHKMSPDAFIQMALQLAYFRMYHICCSTYESASLRMYRLGRTDTIRSTSIDSLRFVQAMDDPSKSNTEKVEMLEKAVRAHRLYTDMAIHGQAIDRHLLGLKLQAIEDLTSMPEMFMDTAYAVALHYNLSTSQVPAKTDCVMCFGPMVPDGYGVCYNPMEEHINFSVSAFNSCAETNANKLASGLEEALLDMRDLLEQTTKAKL